The genomic stretch CGAAGACCAGCCCCTCCTCGTCCGCCGCGAGAAGATCGCTCTGCTGGCAGCCGAGGCATCGCAGATAGTCCGTCCGTCCCCGTTCCAGGAAATGCAGGTAGCGGGCATGGTAGACGAGCCCAGAGAAATCCGTGTCCTCATAGTAGACCCGCTGAACCAGCTGGTGCCCGGTCTTGGTCAACTGCCCCGAAAGAAGAAAAACCTCGTCTGTCATAGTCATGCCTTAGTGGATCGACGTGATGCCCCGATGGCCGCCGGGCCGTTGGGAGGTATTGTGTTCCTGTCACAAATCCGCCCTATCTGAAACCCGGACGGACAACCAGCGGAGTTGATTCATGAAGATTGCAGTGCTTGGTGGCGACGGTTTCGTCGGCTGGCCGACCTCCCTCCACCTTTCCGACGCGGGCCACGAAATCCACATCCTCGACAACCTGTCACGCCGCTGGATCGACACGGAACTGGGCGTTCAGTCGCTGACGCCGATGGATTCCATCCAGGAGCGGACGCGGGTCTGGCATGCGGAGACGGGACGGCGCATCCACTTCCACCTGATCGACCTCGCCAAGGACTACGAGCTGCTAAAAGGCTGGCTCGCCAGGCATCGGCCGGACGCCATCATCCACTTCGCCGAGCAGCGCGCCGCGCCCTACTCCATGAAGAGCGACCGCCACAAGAACTACACGGTCAACAATAACGTCAACGCCACGCACAACCTGCTGAACGCAATGGTGGAACTCGATCTCGACGCCCACCTCGTCCATCTCGGGACCATGGGCGTCTACGGCTATTCCACCGTCGGCGCGGCGATTCCCGAAGGTTACCTGCCGGTCGGCATTGAAACCATGGACGGCCGTACGGTCAGCCAGGAGATCCTTTACCCGAGCAATCCGGGCTCCATCTACCACATGACGAAATGCCTGGATCAGCAGCTCTTCGCCTTCTACGCCAAGAACGACGGCCTGAGGATCACCGACCTGCACCAGGGGATCGTCTGGGGCACTCATACCGAGCAGACGCGCCGCCATGCACAGCTCGTCAACCGCTTCGACTATGACGGCGACTACGGCACCGTGCTGAACCGCTTCCTCATCCAGGCAGCGATCGGCTATCCCCTGACGGTACACGGCACCGGCGGCCAGACCCGCGCCTTCATCCACATCCAGGATTCCGTCCGCTGCATCGAGATCGCCCTGAAGAACCCGCCCCAGGGCGGTGGCCGCGTCGAGATCTTCAACCAGATGACCGAGACCCATCGGGTGCGTGACCTCGCCGAGATGGTTGCACGGATGACCGGAGCGCAGATCGCTTGGCTGCCGAACCCCCGCAAGGAAGCCGCGGAAAACGACCTGGTGGTGAAGAACGAGAAGTTCCTGAACCTCGGGCTCGCGCCGACGACGCTCGGCGAAGGGCTGCTTGAAGAGATCGTCGACGTGGCGAAGAAGTTCGCCTATCGCGTCGACCGCTCCCGCGTCCCGGCCGTCTCCGCCTGGACCAGGGACATCGCCGCCAAGGTCGAGCACGATCCGGAGGGCAAGCGGCTGAAGTCGGTGTCCTGATGACCGGGCGACCTGGAGCGGAAACTCGCGCCGCCCCTCCCCCCGCTGGGCGGGCCTTCGTTACCCTGGTCACCAATGCCGACTACGCTCTCGGTGCGAAGGTGCTGGCGCAGTCGCTGCGTTTCACCGCCACGTCCGCAGACATCGTCATCCTGCATACCGGAGGCGTGGACGCAACCACGCTCGCGCCGCTGGAGGCTCTCGAATGCCGGCTTGTGGAGGTTGACCACCTGCCGCTGTCGGACGCGTTCAACGCCCGCCATGCCCGCAAAGCGGTCCATGGCGCAGCGCCCTTCGCCAAGGGCAGAAAGCCCGATTTCCATACGCCGCTCGACAACTTCTGCAAGCTGCGCCTCTGGCAGCTAGAGGAATACAACGCTTGTGTCTTCATCGATGCCGACGCACTTGTGCTGCGCAACATCGACAGGCTGTTTGATTATCCCGAATTCTCGGCAGCCCCGAATGTCTATGAGGGTCTTGCAGACTTCCACCGCCTGAACTCCGGCGTCTTCGTTGCCAAGCCTTCCGCTAAGACCTTCGGGCGAATGCTGGAGCGGCTGGATGAGCCGGACGCCTTCTGGCGGCGCACCGACCAGAGTTTCCTGGAGACCTTCTTCCCGGACTGGCACGGCCTGCCGGTCTTCATGAACATGCTGCAATATGTCTGGTTCAACCTGCCGGAACTGTGGGACTGGAACAGCATCTCGATCCTGCATTACCAGTACGAGAAGCCGTGGGAGGAGAACCATCCGAAGGCGGAGAGGCTCCGGCCGCTAATCGAGCTCTGGAACTTCGTCCACCGGAACGGAAAGCTCCCCGACCTGTCGACGCTCCCACGACCGGGATCAGCCGGATGAGGGTGCAGGTCTCCGGCGGCGCCGGCCTCGTCGGCCGCTATATCGTCAACGGGCTGCTGGGCGCGGGACATGAGGTCGTGGTGGGCGGCAGGACCGCGCCACCGCCGGACTGGTTTGTTAATCCGGTCCCGTTCGTGCCGCTGTCACTGGATCCCGATCTCGACCAGCGAGGCGCGTTTGCCGGCATTGATGCGTTCGTTCATGCCGCCTTCGACCATCTGCCCGGTCGATATCGTGGCGGCGAAGGTGGCGATCCGGAGCGCTTTCGCCGGCTCAACCTCCACGCCAGCACCCATCTTTTCGAGCAGGCCAAGGCAGCCGGGGTTCGGCGGACAATTTTTCTCTCCAGCCGTGCCGTCTATGACGGCATTCCCCCCGGCCAGAAACTCGACGAAAACGCGTTTCTCTCCCCGACGTCGCTCTACGGGCAGGTCAAGCTGGAGGCAGAACGGGCGCTGGCACGCCTCGAGGGGCCCGGTTTCGTCACCTCCAGCCTGCGCTTGACCGGCGTCTATGGCGAGCTTCGTCCGAACAAATGGGATGACCTGATTGCCGACTACCTCGCGGGAAGACCGGTCTTCCTGCGCGCCGGCAGCGAGGTGCACGGGCAAGACGTCGCGCAGGCGGTGCGCCTGATGATCGAATCCGACGCGAACCTCGTCCGCGGCGCCTTCAACATATCCGACATCGTCACCGATACCCGGACGATCCTTGAGCCGGTCCAGCGCATCGCTGGCTCCATTCACCCATTGCCGCGGGAAGCCGAGACCGCACAGGTCGCCGTAATGTCAACAGACCGAATCCGCAGCCTCGGCTGGGAGCCCGGCGGATTCGCGCTTCTTGCTGCGACGGCCGAAAAGCTCGCAAGGGGCCATCTCCGACCGAACGCTACCGCTTCTTGAGTTCCGACTGGCTCTTCAGCACCCGATCGCCGTCCTCCTGCTTGATCAGGAAGGCCGGCTCTTCCTCGTTCGCCTTGCGCTTCACCTTCGTGCCCTTGATGGTGCGCTCGACGTCGCTCGTAAACTTCTGATCCGCCTTGCCCTGGGCCTTGTTCGCACCCCACGTCCACTCGACGTCGTCGCCCTTGCTGATCTTCGCCATCTCGTTCTCCCTGTTCCGACGGCGAAACTGCTAGGATGCTCGCTCGTTCCCAAGCTCCGGAAGAACGGTGTCGCGCGGGAATGCAACGGCCGCTGCTAGGCTCGCCAGTCCCGCGCCCGCCAGCTTCAGCAAGCTTCGGCGCGTGAGCAACTATTCGTCCTCGAGCGTCAGGCGGAATTGCGCTGCCTCAAGGTGGTCCTTTGGCGGCTGCAGGCCGAGATGCTTCCAAGCGGTCGCGGTCAGGACGCGCCCGCGCGGCGTGCGCTGGATGAAGCCCTGCTGGATCATGTAGGGCTCGATGATGTCCTCGATCGCGTCGCGCGGTTCGGACAGGCCCGCGGCGATGGTCTCGATGCCAACCGGACCGCCGCCGAAGTTCATCGCGATCATCGTCAGATAGCGGTTGTCGAGCTGGTCCAGGCCGCGATTGTCGACCAGAAGCCGCGTCAGTGCCTCGTCGGCGATCTCCCGCGTCACCGCCTCGGCCCGCGCCACTTCTGCGAAGTCGCGAACGCGCCGCAGCAGCCGCCCGGCAATGCGCGGCGTTCCACGGGCACGGCGGGCGATCTCGCGCGCTCCATCGTCGGTCATTGGCAGGTTCATCAGCCGCGCGCCGCGACGCACGATGAGTTCCAGTTCCTCGACCGTGTAGAAGGCGAGCCGGACGGGAATGCCGAATCGGTCACGAAGCGGCGTGGTGAGCAGCCCGAGCCGGGTGGTTGCCGCCACGAGGGTGAATTTCGAGAGGTCGATCTTCACCGAGCGGGCAGCGGGGCCTTCCCCGATGATGAGGTCGAGCTGGAAATCCTCCATGGCCGGATAGAGGATTTCCTCCACCGCCGGGTTGAGCCGGTGAATCTCGTCGATGAAGAGCACGTCCCGCTCCTCGAGATTGGTCAGGAGCGCTGCGAGATCGCCAGCCTTGGCGATCACCGGGCCGGAGGTCGAGCGGAAATTGACCCCCAGTTCCTTGGCCATGATCTGCGCCAGCGTCGTCTTGCCGAGGCCGGGCGGTCCGACGAAGAGCACATGGTCGAGCGCCTCGCCACGGTTCTTCGCCGCCTCGATGAAGACCTTGAGATTGGCCCGCGCCTCCGCCTGGCCCGTGAACTCGTCCAGCGACTGCGGGCGCAGCGTCGTGTCCAGGTCTTCGCCCCGCTTTTCCGGCGATATGAGGCGGGCAGCATCACTCATCATTCATGTCCGTCAGAAACTCCTGGCCGATCCATACACGAAGGCGGCAGACTTGGCACCCGCACAGAACCCTCACCGCGCCAGTTCCTTGAGCCCCAGCCTGATCAGCTTTGCGCTGTCTGCCCCCTCGCCCGCTGTCTTCAGCGCGGCGGCAACGGCATTGGCGGCCTGATCGCGGGAATAGCCGAGATTTGTGAGTGCCGACACGGCATCGGCCACTGGCGCGGAGGCCACGCCCTCTCCCAGTTCCTGCTTCAGACCGATGTTCGCAACAGCCTCGCCGCCGAATGCAGGCGCCTTGTTCTTGAGTTCGGTGACGATCCTGACCGCCACCTTGGGTCCTACGCCCGGCGCCCGCGACACGGCTGTCTTGTCCTGCAGCGCAATGGCGTTGGCCAGTTCCGACGGCGTCAGCGTCGAGAGCACGGCGAGCGCCACCTTGGCGCCGACGCCCTGCACGCTCTGGAGCAGGTTAAACCACTCCCGCTCCAGCGCCGACAGGAAGCCGAACAGCTTCAACTGGTCCTCACGGACATAGGTCTCGATGAAAAGCACCACCGCCTCGCCGGCTGACCCCATCCGGGAAAGGGTGCGGGACGAGCAGAATGCCTCGTAGCAGACGCCATGAACATCCACAACCACATAGTCGTCGCCGATCTCGTCGATGGTGCCTTTGAGCTTGCCGATCATGGGTGGGTTCGTCCGTTACAGGTGACGGGTTTCGGGGGTGATGAGGCGAACGTCAGGAAAGTAGCGGCGATAGCCATTCGGATCGCGCGTGACGATCGAATAACCGCGGACCAAGGCGTGCGCCCCGATCAGGAAGTCCGGCAGCACTCGCTCCCGCGCTCCGCCAGCCTGCCGGTACAAGCCGAACGCCGCGCCGGCCGCGAAGGCGGCGGCCCACGGCAAGCCCTCGCGTC from Pseudorhizobium banfieldiae encodes the following:
- the ruvA gene encoding Holliday junction branch migration protein RuvA, yielding MIGKLKGTIDEIGDDYVVVDVHGVCYEAFCSSRTLSRMGSAGEAVVLFIETYVREDQLKLFGFLSALEREWFNLLQSVQGVGAKVALAVLSTLTPSELANAIALQDKTAVSRAPGVGPKVAVRIVTELKNKAPAFGGEAVANIGLKQELGEGVASAPVADAVSALTNLGYSRDQAANAVAAALKTAGEGADSAKLIRLGLKELAR
- a CDS encoding type II toxin-antitoxin system VapC family toxin, yielding MAVLVDTNILVDIAVRDPVWLEWSRGALAKLAGRVPLIINPIIYAEFSVRYRDMNEVEALLPAEEFRREGLPWAAAFAAGAAFGLYRQAGGARERVLPDFLIGAHALVRGYSIVTRDPNGYRRYFPDVRLITPETRHL
- a CDS encoding glycosyltransferase translates to MTGRPGAETRAAPPPAGRAFVTLVTNADYALGAKVLAQSLRFTATSADIVILHTGGVDATTLAPLEALECRLVEVDHLPLSDAFNARHARKAVHGAAPFAKGRKPDFHTPLDNFCKLRLWQLEEYNACVFIDADALVLRNIDRLFDYPEFSAAPNVYEGLADFHRLNSGVFVAKPSAKTFGRMLERLDEPDAFWRRTDQSFLETFFPDWHGLPVFMNMLQYVWFNLPELWDWNSISILHYQYEKPWEENHPKAERLRPLIELWNFVHRNGKLPDLSTLPRPGSAG
- a CDS encoding twin-arginine translocation signal domain-containing protein, whose product is MLTRRSLLKLAGAGLASLAAAVAFPRDTVLPELGNERAS
- the ruvB gene encoding Holliday junction branch migration DNA helicase RuvB, with translation MSDAARLISPEKRGEDLDTTLRPQSLDEFTGQAEARANLKVFIEAAKNRGEALDHVLFVGPPGLGKTTLAQIMAKELGVNFRSTSGPVIAKAGDLAALLTNLEERDVLFIDEIHRLNPAVEEILYPAMEDFQLDLIIGEGPAARSVKIDLSKFTLVAATTRLGLLTTPLRDRFGIPVRLAFYTVEELELIVRRGARLMNLPMTDDGAREIARRARGTPRIAGRLLRRVRDFAEVARAEAVTREIADEALTRLLVDNRGLDQLDNRYLTMIAMNFGGGPVGIETIAAGLSEPRDAIEDIIEPYMIQQGFIQRTPRGRVLTATAWKHLGLQPPKDHLEAAQFRLTLEDE
- a CDS encoding DUF2945 domain-containing protein, whose amino-acid sequence is MAKISKGDDVEWTWGANKAQGKADQKFTSDVERTIKGTKVKRKANEEEPAFLIKQEDGDRVLKSQSELKKR
- a CDS encoding NAD-dependent epimerase/dehydratase family protein translates to MRVQVSGGAGLVGRYIVNGLLGAGHEVVVGGRTAPPPDWFVNPVPFVPLSLDPDLDQRGAFAGIDAFVHAAFDHLPGRYRGGEGGDPERFRRLNLHASTHLFEQAKAAGVRRTIFLSSRAVYDGIPPGQKLDENAFLSPTSLYGQVKLEAERALARLEGPGFVTSSLRLTGVYGELRPNKWDDLIADYLAGRPVFLRAGSEVHGQDVAQAVRLMIESDANLVRGAFNISDIVTDTRTILEPVQRIAGSIHPLPREAETAQVAVMSTDRIRSLGWEPGGFALLAATAEKLARGHLRPNATAS
- a CDS encoding NAD-dependent epimerase/dehydratase family protein, with protein sequence MKIAVLGGDGFVGWPTSLHLSDAGHEIHILDNLSRRWIDTELGVQSLTPMDSIQERTRVWHAETGRRIHFHLIDLAKDYELLKGWLARHRPDAIIHFAEQRAAPYSMKSDRHKNYTVNNNVNATHNLLNAMVELDLDAHLVHLGTMGVYGYSTVGAAIPEGYLPVGIETMDGRTVSQEILYPSNPGSIYHMTKCLDQQLFAFYAKNDGLRITDLHQGIVWGTHTEQTRRHAQLVNRFDYDGDYGTVLNRFLIQAAIGYPLTVHGTGGQTRAFIHIQDSVRCIEIALKNPPQGGGRVEIFNQMTETHRVRDLAEMVARMTGAQIAWLPNPRKEAAENDLVVKNEKFLNLGLAPTTLGEGLLEEIVDVAKKFAYRVDRSRVPAVSAWTRDIAAKVEHDPEGKRLKSVS